A part of Desulfobacter sp. genomic DNA contains:
- a CDS encoding phage integrase N-terminal SAM-like domain-containing protein: MTPLRQKMIDDIKLRRFSSATQKLYLHAVEDLAKYYHRSPDSISEGEVYQYLLYLQEVKKLKWAVVTVSPQD, encoded by the coding sequence ATGACACCATTGAGACAAAAAATGATAGACGACATAAAATTGCGCAGATTTTCCAGTGCCACCCAAAAACTATACCTTCATGCGGTTGAGGATCTTGCAAAATATTATCATCGATCCCCAGACAGCATCAGCGAAGGGGAAGTCTATCAATACCTGCTTTATCTTCAAGAAGTAAAAAAACTTAAATGGGCAGTTGTAACGGTATCTCCGCAGGATTGA
- a CDS encoding PAS domain-containing protein: MDMSNNIPKDHVNETFPLNIAIVGGGRTCRFFLELIHNDPFPFFDIKILGVCDKNAGAEGMLLAEEMGIYTTGNLHDLLNIERLDSVLELTGRKKVLHEIIRLKPRGVGVLEYNISRILRNLLDTSRRLESTEQKLVAEKDFSNLLIQQSTAAIVIINTDFIILDANDAYLNTVKRPKDKVIGAHCYEISHGINTPCSSAFPGVKCPMLETLRTGKNAHVIHDHPGPDGHRVYCNLTTYPVRNANGDVIQVIEFWRDVTAEFSDRWNEREKKLKSNIQKMIQEDRMISLGKLAASCAHEINNPIQGLLTFCDYMLDTLNEGRPGDGQLKKFKDHLSLMSKELERCGNIVSGLLSFSRESAVEFSHLDLNEVLNSVLSLTRHKLELRNIKLTTGLYPAPILLEGDINQLQQCFLNLVFNAIESMPEGGDLIVTSRIDKEFGNACVEIRDTGYGIPEKVRDNLFDPFFTTKDVGKGTGLGLSIVYGVVKNHRGKIKIDSREKKGAAFTITFPMVSPAAPDANGG, from the coding sequence ATGGACATGAGCAACAATATCCCAAAGGATCATGTGAATGAGACCTTTCCACTGAATATCGCCATTGTGGGCGGCGGACGGACCTGCCGGTTTTTCCTTGAACTGATCCATAACGACCCCTTTCCTTTTTTCGATATCAAAATACTGGGCGTGTGCGATAAGAATGCCGGAGCAGAGGGGATGCTGCTGGCTGAGGAAATGGGGATATATACCACCGGGAACCTCCATGATTTGCTGAATATCGAACGCCTTGACAGTGTCCTGGAGCTGACGGGCAGAAAAAAGGTGCTTCATGAAATCATCCGGTTGAAACCCCGGGGCGTTGGTGTCCTTGAGTATAATATCTCCAGGATACTGCGCAATCTCCTGGATACGAGCCGGCGGCTGGAATCAACCGAACAGAAGCTTGTTGCCGAAAAAGATTTTTCCAATTTGCTGATCCAGCAGAGTACGGCTGCCATCGTCATTATCAATACGGATTTTATCATTCTCGATGCGAATGATGCCTATCTTAATACGGTGAAAAGGCCAAAAGACAAGGTTATCGGCGCCCATTGCTATGAAATTTCCCACGGGATAAATACGCCCTGCTCAAGTGCGTTTCCCGGGGTGAAATGCCCCATGCTGGAAACCTTGCGCACCGGTAAAAATGCCCATGTCATCCATGACCATCCCGGGCCGGACGGCCATCGGGTGTACTGCAACCTGACCACCTATCCGGTAAGGAATGCCAATGGCGATGTCATACAGGTCATTGAGTTCTGGCGGGATGTTACGGCTGAATTCTCAGACCGGTGGAACGAACGGGAAAAAAAGCTTAAATCCAACATCCAGAAAATGATCCAGGAAGACCGGATGATCTCTTTGGGCAAGCTGGCGGCAAGCTGCGCCCATGAAATCAACAACCCCATCCAGGGGCTTTTGACATTTTGTGATTATATGCTGGACACTTTAAATGAAGGGCGTCCCGGGGACGGGCAGCTGAAAAAGTTCAAAGACCACCTGTCGCTCATGTCAAAGGAACTGGAACGCTGCGGGAACATTGTTTCAGGGCTTCTCTCCTTTTCCCGGGAATCCGCCGTGGAATTCAGCCATTTAGATTTAAATGAAGTGTTAAATTCCGTCCTCTCCCTGACCCGCCACAAGCTGGAACTCCGAAATATCAAACTGACCACAGGGCTGTACCCTGCACCGATCCTTCTTGAAGGTGATATCAACCAGCTCCAGCAATGCTTTTTGAATCTGGTTTTCAATGCCATTGAATCCATGCCCGAGGGGGGGGATCTTATTGTTACATCCAGGATAGATAAAGAATTCGGGAATGCCTGTGTTGAAATCCGGGATACCGGGTACGGCATCCCGGAAAAGGTAAGGGATAACCTGTTCGACCCTTTTTTTACCACAAAGGATGTGGGCAAAGGGACTGGGCTGGGGTTGTCCATTGTGTACGGTGTGGTCAAAAATCACAGGGGGAAGATAAAAATCGACAGCCGGGAGAAAAAAGGCGCCGCATTTACAATAACCTTCCCAATGGTATCGCCGGCTGCACCGGATGCTAACGGAGGATAG
- a CDS encoding sigma-54-dependent Fis family transcriptional regulator yields the protein MDSKMRLMIVDDELIVRESLLNWFGKYGHEVDTAASGAQALEKLEQKPFQLLFVDIKMPGMDGLELLEKVKEGYPDTMVVIITAYGSIESAVKAMRTGASDYLLKPFKPEQLSLVMERIIRQQKITSEYQYLKGHLEQITRFDNIIGQSAPMKELYSLIPEVAQSDSSVLITGETGTGKELVAKAIHAKSPRAQLPFIAINCGALPDALMESELFGHKKGAFTGAGHSRKGFLEIVSGGTLFLDEIGDTSAKMQVDLLRVLEDKKIFSVGSNTPVEVDFRLISATRQHLEDRIVEGGFREDFYYRINVIRIQLPPLRDRKDDIPILAAHFMEKYSHETTKHVDRIRPDAITLLKSYDWPGNVRELENAIERAVVLSKSRTLAAGDFSYLQPARAPFPAAQTLKAVQKEHILRILDEQDWQITRSAEILGINRVTLHKIIKRDNLKKHR from the coding sequence ATGGATAGTAAAATGAGACTCATGATCGTGGATGATGAGTTGATCGTCCGGGAATCGCTTTTGAACTGGTTTGGCAAATACGGCCATGAAGTGGATACGGCCGCTTCAGGCGCACAGGCCCTGGAAAAACTCGAACAAAAGCCGTTTCAGCTTTTGTTTGTGGATATTAAAATGCCGGGTATGGACGGGCTGGAACTGCTGGAAAAGGTAAAAGAGGGGTATCCGGACACCATGGTGGTGATCATCACCGCCTACGGTTCCATTGAAAGCGCTGTCAAAGCCATGCGCACCGGTGCCAGCGATTACCTGCTCAAACCCTTCAAGCCGGAACAGCTCTCATTGGTGATGGAAAGAATCATCCGCCAGCAGAAAATCACATCCGAGTATCAATACCTGAAAGGACACCTGGAGCAGATCACCCGGTTTGACAATATCATCGGCCAGTCCGCGCCCATGAAAGAATTGTATTCATTGATTCCGGAGGTGGCACAAAGTGATTCCTCGGTACTGATCACCGGGGAAACCGGCACCGGAAAAGAACTGGTGGCAAAAGCCATCCACGCCAAAAGCCCCAGGGCCCAGCTTCCGTTTATTGCCATCAACTGCGGCGCACTGCCGGACGCACTCATGGAAAGTGAATTGTTCGGGCATAAAAAAGGGGCGTTTACCGGGGCGGGGCATTCGAGAAAAGGATTTCTTGAGATCGTTTCCGGCGGCACCCTGTTTCTGGATGAAATCGGTGATACCAGTGCAAAGATGCAGGTGGACCTGCTCCGGGTCCTGGAGGATAAAAAAATTTTCAGCGTTGGCAGCAATACGCCTGTTGAGGTGGATTTCCGCCTGATTTCGGCGACCCGGCAGCACCTTGAAGACCGCATCGTGGAGGGGGGATTCAGGGAGGATTTTTATTACCGGATCAATGTGATCAGAATTCAGCTGCCCCCCCTGCGGGATCGAAAAGATGATATTCCGATTCTCGCGGCGCATTTTATGGAAAAATACAGCCATGAAACAACAAAGCATGTGGACAGGATCCGGCCGGATGCCATCACCCTCTTAAAGTCGTATGACTGGCCGGGGAACGTCAGGGAGCTGGAAAATGCCATTGAACGCGCCGTTGTGCTGAGCAAATCCCGGACACTTGCTGCCGGGGATTTTTCATATCTGCAGCCTGCACGGGCACCGTTTCCCGCCGCGCAGACACTAAAAGCGGTACAAAAAGAACATATCCTCCGTATCCTTGATGAACAGGACTGGCAGATCACCCGGTCGGCAGAAATCCTCGGCATCAACCGCGTGACACTCCATAAAATCATTAAACGGGACAATTTGAAAAAACACAGATGA
- a CDS encoding archaemetzincin family Zn-dependent metalloprotease, whose amino-acid sequence MKKRIGVVPLGEVPELVIKVIAANITAYYKWPADALPMQPVPESAFDGARLKYDAGIVINRLGELDFGDCSKIVAVMSQDLFIPIFNYVYGQAVQGGSLALISLFRLDRNADGSTPAPSLFYERAAKVALHELGHLFNLFHCNENKCVMHFTGGIDDLDKIPFYLCRDCERRLTP is encoded by the coding sequence ATGAAAAAACGTATCGGTGTGGTTCCGCTGGGAGAGGTGCCGGAACTCGTAATAAAGGTCATTGCAGCCAATATTACGGCCTATTACAAATGGCCGGCCGATGCACTGCCCATGCAGCCCGTTCCCGAGTCCGCCTTTGATGGCGCCAGGCTCAAGTATGATGCCGGTATCGTCATCAACAGGCTTGGTGAATTGGATTTTGGGGATTGTTCCAAAATTGTCGCAGTGATGTCCCAGGATCTTTTTATCCCGATTTTCAACTATGTGTACGGCCAGGCTGTCCAGGGCGGCAGCCTGGCCTTGATTTCACTGTTCCGGCTGGATCGGAACGCAGACGGATCGACCCCTGCGCCTTCCCTGTTCTACGAGCGGGCGGCCAAGGTCGCCCTCCATGAACTGGGGCATCTGTTCAACCTTTTCCATTGTAACGAAAACAAATGTGTCATGCATTTTACAGGGGGCATTGATGATCTGGATAAAATTCCCTTTTACCTCTGCCGGGACTGCGAAAGACGCCTGACCCCCTGA
- a CDS encoding glycine cleavage system protein H — protein sequence MRAKKQKTMVKGFQVVENECIWMKAGIVHFRMCDNAYDCGTCPFDKAMQKTIQAAPHTDSQDNCSRWAQNLKNIYKWTNNPCRHVLTGRISAPRDCAMNYECYHCEFDQQLDEEDMALLGPKPSCLKASGYLLADGYYYHMGHTWARFEHGGRVKIGFDDFMVKLFGTLSEIILPPLGAVLKKDQAGLMFSRADQKAAVFSPITGAVLAVNGKAQDDPKIVHEDPYHEGWLCILEPNMPKRNLKGLFYGKDSLEWTDRESQKLLHLIEPEYQALAAMGGEPVDDVYGSFPQIGWNALARTFLRTEKR from the coding sequence ATGAGAGCCAAAAAACAGAAAACCATGGTCAAGGGATTTCAGGTTGTTGAAAACGAATGCATCTGGATGAAAGCGGGTATTGTTCACTTCAGAATGTGCGACAACGCCTATGACTGCGGGACCTGTCCCTTTGACAAGGCCATGCAGAAAACCATCCAGGCCGCCCCCCATACGGATTCCCAAGACAATTGCTCACGGTGGGCGCAAAACTTGAAAAACATATACAAATGGACCAACAATCCCTGCCGCCACGTGCTGACCGGCCGCATCAGTGCACCGAGGGACTGTGCCATGAACTATGAATGTTATCATTGCGAGTTTGACCAGCAGCTGGATGAGGAGGACATGGCCCTGCTCGGCCCAAAGCCGTCCTGCTTAAAGGCATCGGGATACCTCCTGGCCGACGGCTATTATTATCACATGGGGCATACATGGGCGCGGTTTGAGCATGGCGGAAGGGTAAAGATCGGGTTTGACGATTTCATGGTCAAACTTTTCGGCACCCTCTCAGAAATTATACTCCCCCCCCTCGGTGCTGTTTTGAAAAAAGATCAGGCCGGGCTGATGTTTTCACGCGCAGACCAAAAAGCCGCGGTATTTTCCCCCATCACCGGCGCTGTGCTGGCAGTCAACGGCAAAGCCCAGGACGACCCCAAAATCGTCCACGAAGATCCTTACCATGAAGGCTGGCTGTGTATCCTTGAGCCCAATATGCCCAAGCGGAACCTCAAGGGGCTTTTTTACGGAAAGGACAGCCTTGAATGGACGGACCGCGAAAGCCAGAAACTCCTACACCTGATCGAGCCTGAGTACCAGGCCCTGGCTGCCATGGGCGGTGAACCGGTGGATGATGTATACGGCAGTTTCCCCCAGATCGGATGGAACGCCCTGGCAAGGACCTTTTTGAGGACAGAAAAACGCTAA
- a CDS encoding PAS domain-containing protein has product MARTADLKESQDRLQAILDNAETIIYLKDIQGRYMTVNRRFETLFRVDRSEIYGLMDHDIFPEEIAAAFQSNDRKILETRASLQFEESAPGPDGELREYVSVKFPLKKADGSIYALCGISTDITDMKLADLERRRLRNYLFNIIDSMPSVLIGVDSQGRITLWNRRAEEVSGASAQEAMGLPLEQVYKGLETRMETVRKAIRTQAVQQHKKQTVPDHGSTVYEDITVFPLTGEGVAGAVIRVDDVTDQVRLEEMMIQSEKMLSVGGLAAGMAHEINNPLAGIMQTANVLTLRLEDIEMAANQKAAREIGVSLAHIRAFMEKRGIFKMLTAINESGIRVKEIVNNMLSFARKSNASVSSHNPGELMDRILDLAATDYDLKKQYDFKAIKIIKEYDPNLPMVPCEGAKIQQVILNILRNGAQAMVEGNTEAPCFTLRMSVEKGAGMLRIEIQDNGPGMDRAVRKRIFEPFFTTKPTGVGTGLGLSVSYFIITENHGGTMGVTSAPGKGSNFIIRLPLAAQRSRRARQGGQDGG; this is encoded by the coding sequence ATGGCGCGCACCGCGGATCTCAAGGAGAGCCAGGACAGGCTCCAGGCCATACTGGACAATGCCGAGACCATCATTTACCTCAAGGATATACAGGGGCGGTATATGACAGTGAACCGGCGGTTTGAAACCCTGTTCAGGGTTGATCGGTCGGAAATATACGGACTTATGGACCATGATATATTCCCGGAGGAGATTGCTGCCGCCTTCCAGAGCAACGATAGAAAAATCCTTGAAACCCGGGCCTCCCTGCAGTTTGAGGAATCGGCGCCGGGGCCGGACGGAGAGTTGAGGGAGTATGTGTCGGTGAAGTTCCCCTTGAAAAAGGCGGACGGATCAATTTATGCCCTCTGCGGAATTTCAACGGATATCACTGACATGAAATTGGCGGATCTGGAACGCCGCCGCCTGCGAAATTATTTATTCAATATCATCGATTCCATGCCGTCGGTGCTCATCGGCGTGGATTCCCAGGGAAGGATTACCCTGTGGAACAGGCGGGCCGAAGAGGTGTCGGGGGCGTCTGCCCAGGAAGCCATGGGCCTTCCCCTGGAACAGGTATACAAAGGGCTGGAGACCCGGATGGAGACAGTGAGGAAGGCCATCCGTACCCAGGCGGTACAGCAGCATAAAAAGCAGACCGTGCCTGACCATGGGAGTACGGTTTATGAGGATATTACCGTATTTCCCCTCACCGGCGAGGGGGTGGCGGGGGCCGTTATCCGGGTGGATGATGTCACGGACCAGGTCCGGCTGGAGGAGATGATGATTCAGTCGGAGAAAATGCTTTCCGTGGGGGGACTGGCCGCCGGCATGGCCCATGAGATCAATAATCCCCTGGCCGGTATCATGCAGACGGCCAATGTTCTGACCCTCCGCCTTGAGGATATCGAGATGGCGGCAAACCAGAAGGCCGCCCGGGAGATCGGGGTCTCTTTGGCCCATATCCGTGCCTTTATGGAAAAAAGGGGGATCTTTAAGATGCTCACGGCCATCAACGAGTCCGGGATAAGGGTGAAGGAAATTGTGAACAATATGCTCAGTTTCGCCAGAAAGAGCAATGCCTCCGTCTCTTCCCACAACCCCGGGGAACTCATGGACCGGATCCTGGACCTGGCGGCAACGGATTATGACCTCAAAAAACAATATGATTTTAAAGCCATAAAGATCATTAAAGAATACGATCCCAATCTGCCCATGGTGCCCTGCGAAGGGGCCAAGATTCAGCAGGTGATTCTGAATATCCTGCGCAACGGGGCCCAGGCCATGGTGGAGGGCAATACTGAGGCGCCCTGCTTTACCCTGAGGATGTCCGTTGAGAAAGGTGCCGGAATGCTGAGGATAGAAATACAGGACAACGGTCCGGGTATGGACCGGGCGGTGCGGAAGCGGATTTTCGAACCCTTTTTTACCACCAAGCCCACCGGGGTGGGAACGGGACTGGGCCTCTCGGTTTCCTATTTTATTATTACAGAAAACCACGGCGGCACCATGGGCGTCACCTCGGCCCCGGGAAAGGGGAGTAATTTCATTATCCGGCTGCCCCTGGCAGCGCAACGGTCCAGGCGGGCCCGGCAGGGGGGCCAAGATGGGGGCTGA
- a CDS encoding response regulator, producing the protein MGADTCKILVIDDERAICQSFSYYLEDRGYEVLTAENGRTGLEIMTAQRPDLVLLDLRMPEVDGLEVLQKGKVIMPEVPMIVISGAKRIGNVVRALRYGAWDYIEKPVQDFSILGHSVEKALEKARLVRENREYQAHLEQMVRERTQALEIANTNLSHINNRLRKIVKTTQGLTSCQKLDQFSEMILEEFAEQMGAYGGSLYMLEEGRLRLKHVLDPGHAPSALDLPLDGNTALGRVMETGQPLLIQDIDRARDLTPSRWKGYKDGSALVFPIKDTEGMTVGTITLHSKNDPPFVDQDKEIGAILASYSCETLRAVKAFEEVQKSEHRYRTLFEKANDAIFMVDKHSGRYIDANRAAEELTGRSIKTLKQLSVHDVAPPELAESYLSGTTESGPVDLGAVTYIRPDKSARTARVSCVPLDKETMIGIARDITQDLEMEKQLRQSRKMEAIGTLAGGIAHDFNNILSGIFGYAQLAEMNLGKPDAARKNLEQVVKGAERAGELVQQVLTFSRQAEHELRPLKLYLIVKETLKFLRSSIPASIEIVERVNSQGMAMADTTQIHQVIMNLCTNASHAMAEGGGMLTVSLEDVDAGWEEVKDGCMPGRYIRLEIRDTGKGIGEDILDRIFDPYFTTKEIGQGTGLGLAVVGGIVKKHRGFITVDSRMGDGAVFRVFFPRAESPAPQAAVRPNGGPAAGSERIMMVEDEAPIRKANQSILEQMGYRVAGFGDGESALEAFEAAPERFDLVITDMTMPRMNGDELSRKILSLKKEMPIILCTGFHETFTKEAALALGIRRYLQKPVTGNVLARVIRQVLAGNQKDNEGKDSEPGR; encoded by the coding sequence ATGGGGGCTGATACCTGCAAAATACTTGTCATTGACGATGAGCGGGCCATCTGCCAGAGTTTCTCCTATTATTTGGAAGACCGGGGGTATGAGGTCCTGACCGCGGAAAACGGCCGGACCGGGCTGGAGATCATGACGGCCCAAAGACCGGACCTGGTGCTTCTGGACCTGCGGATGCCCGAGGTGGACGGGCTGGAAGTGCTGCAAAAGGGCAAGGTCATTATGCCGGAAGTCCCCATGATCGTCATTTCCGGGGCCAAACGCATCGGGAATGTGGTCCGGGCCCTGAGATACGGTGCCTGGGATTATATTGAAAAGCCGGTGCAGGATTTCTCCATCCTGGGGCATTCGGTGGAAAAGGCCCTGGAAAAGGCCAGGCTGGTCAGGGAAAACCGGGAATACCAGGCCCACCTTGAGCAGATGGTCAGGGAGCGGACCCAGGCGCTTGAAATCGCCAACACCAATCTCTCCCATATCAACAACCGGCTGCGGAAAATTGTGAAAACCACCCAGGGGCTGACCAGTTGCCAGAAGCTGGACCAGTTTTCGGAAATGATCCTTGAGGAATTTGCCGAACAGATGGGGGCTTACGGCGGCAGCCTGTATATGCTTGAAGAGGGGCGGCTTCGGCTGAAGCATGTCCTGGATCCGGGCCATGCCCCGTCCGCCCTTGATCTGCCCCTTGACGGCAACACGGCGCTGGGAAGGGTGATGGAAACGGGACAGCCGTTGCTGATTCAGGACATAGACAGGGCCAGGGACCTGACCCCCAGCAGGTGGAAGGGGTACAAGGACGGATCCGCCCTGGTTTTTCCCATCAAGGACACAGAGGGCATGACCGTGGGAACCATTACCCTGCACAGTAAAAACGATCCGCCCTTTGTTGACCAGGACAAGGAAATCGGTGCCATCCTGGCCTCCTATTCCTGCGAGACCCTGAGGGCGGTCAAGGCCTTTGAGGAGGTTCAGAAAAGCGAGCACCGGTACCGGACCCTGTTTGAAAAGGCCAATGACGCCATTTTTATGGTAGATAAACACTCGGGCCGGTATATCGACGCCAACCGGGCGGCCGAGGAATTGACGGGGCGGTCCATTAAAACATTGAAACAACTCTCCGTCCACGATGTGGCCCCGCCTGAACTGGCAGAGAGTTACCTGTCCGGAACAACCGAATCCGGCCCTGTGGACCTGGGGGCGGTAACCTATATCCGGCCGGACAAATCCGCCCGCACCGCCCGGGTGAGCTGCGTTCCCCTGGACAAGGAGACCATGATCGGTATAGCCCGGGATATTACCCAGGACCTGGAAATGGAAAAACAGCTCCGCCAGTCCAGGAAAATGGAAGCCATCGGCACCCTGGCCGGCGGGATTGCCCATGATTTCAATAATATTCTCTCCGGTATTTTCGGATATGCCCAGCTGGCGGAAATGAACCTGGGCAAACCCGATGCCGCCAGGAAAAACCTTGAACAGGTGGTCAAAGGGGCGGAACGGGCCGGCGAACTGGTCCAGCAGGTGCTGACCTTCAGCCGCCAGGCCGAGCATGAACTGCGGCCCCTCAAGCTCTATCTCATTGTCAAGGAGACCTTGAAATTCCTCCGTTCCTCCATACCGGCCAGCATTGAAATTGTGGAGCGGGTCAATAGTCAAGGCATGGCCATGGCCGACACCACCCAGATCCACCAGGTGATCATGAATCTGTGCACCAACGCCTCCCATGCCATGGCAGAGGGCGGCGGCATGCTCACGGTCTCCCTGGAGGATGTGGATGCGGGGTGGGAGGAGGTGAAGGACGGCTGCATGCCGGGCAGGTACATCCGGTTGGAAATCCGGGATACGGGCAAGGGAATCGGCGAGGATATTCTGGACCGGATCTTTGACCCCTATTTTACCACCAAGGAAATCGGCCAGGGCACAGGACTGGGCCTGGCCGTTGTGGGCGGGATCGTCAAGAAGCACCGAGGATTCATCACCGTTGACAGCCGAATGGGGGACGGTGCCGTGTTCAGGGTGTTTTTCCCCCGGGCCGAATCTCCAGCCCCCCAGGCCGCGGTCCGGCCCAATGGGGGGCCGGCTGCTGGGTCTGAGCGGATCATGATGGTGGAGGATGAAGCGCCCATACGCAAAGCCAACCAGAGTATCCTTGAACAGATGGGCTACCGGGTTGCAGGATTTGGAGACGGGGAGTCGGCCCTGGAGGCCTTTGAGGCCGCCCCGGAGCGGTTTGACCTGGTCATCACGGACATGACCATGCCCAGGATGAACGGTGATGAACTGTCCCGGAAAATTCTGTCCCTGAAAAAGGAGATGCCCATCATCCTCTGTACGGGATTCCATGAAACATTTACCAAGGAAGCCGCCCTGGCATTGGGCATCCGCCGGTATCTCCAGAAACCCGTGACCGGAAATGTGCTGGCCCGGGTGATCCGGCAGGTGCTGGCCGGAAACCAAAAAGACAACGAAGGAAAAGACAGTGAACCAGGCAGATAA
- a CDS encoding response regulator, with amino-acid sequence MFFFEDRLWDVFSAESGEEALDMLEHRPCNAAVVDIRMGGMDGETFIRKTLALYPEMVFVICTGSPEFGISTDLCKNPRVADRVFSKPVDRIEDLEDAVLALLSP; translated from the coding sequence ATGTTTTTCTTTGAAGACCGGCTCTGGGATGTCTTTTCCGCGGAGAGCGGGGAAGAGGCCCTTGATATGCTTGAACACCGGCCATGCAATGCCGCCGTTGTGGATATCCGCATGGGCGGGATGGACGGTGAGACCTTTATTAGGAAAACCCTGGCCCTGTACCCGGAAATGGTCTTTGTCATCTGTACCGGCTCCCCCGAGTTCGGGATTTCCACTGACCTGTGTAAAAATCCCCGGGTGGCGGACCGGGTCTTTTCCAAGCCCGTGGACCGGATTGAAGACCTGGAAGATGCCGTTTTGGCGCTTTTATCACCGTAA
- the ilvC gene encoding ketol-acid reductoisomerase: MGTNYFNTLPLRLQLEELSQCRFMDPSEFNGVEALKGKKIVIVGCGAQGLHQGLNLRDSGLNVSYTLREAAIKEQRQSWKNATENGFAVDTYEKMLPDADLVINLTPDKQHSNVIEAVMPLMKKDACLSYSHGFNIVEEGMQIREDLTVIMVAPKSPGTEVREEYKRGFGVPTLIAVHRENDPRGEGLELAKAYAAGTGGHKAGVLQSSFVAEVKSDLMGEQTILCGMLQMGSLLCYDKMIEKGVDAGYASKLVQYGWETVTEALKHGGITNMMDRLSNPAKIKAFDLAEEIKAILTPLFNKHMDDIMTGDFSKTMMEDWAAGDANLLKWRGETAETPFENSACQEADIPEQEYFDNGILMVAMIKAGVELAYDTMVSAGIIEESAYYESLHETPLIANLIARKKLYEMNVVISDTAEYGCYLFAHKAVPMLAEFMKTVDTDVIGRGLDLADNGCDNIRLIQVNDAIRSTSVEVVGKKLRGYMGAMKAIR; this comes from the coding sequence ATGGGCACCAATTATTTCAACACCCTTCCATTAAGGCTTCAGTTGGAAGAACTTTCCCAGTGCAGATTCATGGACCCCTCTGAATTCAACGGGGTCGAAGCGCTGAAAGGCAAAAAAATCGTCATCGTGGGCTGCGGTGCCCAGGGCCTTCACCAGGGGCTGAACCTGCGTGATTCCGGCCTGAATGTCTCCTACACCCTCAGGGAAGCCGCCATCAAAGAACAGCGGCAGTCCTGGAAAAACGCCACGGAAAACGGGTTTGCCGTGGACACCTATGAAAAGATGCTGCCCGACGCCGACCTGGTCATCAACCTCACCCCGGACAAACAGCACTCCAACGTCATCGAGGCCGTCATGCCCCTGATGAAAAAGGATGCCTGCCTCTCCTACTCCCACGGCTTCAACATCGTTGAAGAGGGCATGCAGATCAGGGAAGACCTCACCGTTATCATGGTGGCCCCAAAATCACCTGGCACCGAAGTCCGGGAAGAGTACAAAAGAGGATTCGGCGTGCCCACCCTCATTGCCGTCCACCGGGAAAACGATCCCAGGGGCGAGGGCCTGGAACTGGCCAAGGCCTATGCCGCCGGCACCGGCGGTCACAAGGCCGGGGTCCTGCAGTCCTCCTTTGTGGCCGAAGTAAAATCGGACCTCATGGGCGAACAGACCATCCTCTGCGGAATGCTGCAGATGGGCTCCCTGCTCTGCTACGACAAGATGATCGAAAAAGGGGTTGATGCGGGCTATGCCTCAAAGCTGGTCCAATACGGTTGGGAAACCGTCACCGAAGCCCTGAAACACGGTGGCATCACCAACATGATGGACCGCCTCTCCAACCCGGCCAAAATCAAGGCCTTTGACCTGGCCGAAGAGATCAAAGCCATCCTCACTCCCCTGTTCAACAAGCACATGGACGACATCATGACCGGGGATTTCTCCAAAACCATGATGGAAGACTGGGCCGCCGGGGATGCCAATCTGCTCAAATGGCGGGGGGAAACCGCTGAAACCCCCTTTGAAAACTCCGCATGCCAGGAGGCAGATATCCCCGAACAGGAATACTTTGACAATGGGATCCTCATGGTGGCCATGATCAAGGCCGGGGTGGAGCTGGCATACGATACCATGGTATCCGCCGGCATCATCGAGGAATCCGCCTATTACGAATCCCTCCACGAGACACCGCTGATCGCCAACCTCATTGCCCGGAAGAAGCTCTATGAAATGAATGTGGTGATTTCAGATACGGCCGAATACGGCTGCTACCTCTTTGCCCACAAGGCCGTGCCCATGCTGGCCGAGTTCATGAAAACCGTTGACACCGACGTCATCGGCCGGGGGCTGGATCTTGCCGACAACGGCTGCGACAATATCCGCCTCATCCAGGTCAACGACGCCATCCGCAGCACCTCCGTTGAGGTGGTGGGCAAAAAACTGCGGGGATACATGGGCGCCATGAAAGCCATCCGCTAA